The proteins below are encoded in one region of Conger conger chromosome 17, fConCon1.1, whole genome shotgun sequence:
- the LOC133117046 gene encoding TLR adapter interacting with SLC15A4 on the lysosome: MLCESVLWRMRFCQDREPQRAAHSEPGPRRETRVSPGTAEPVSFPQYSSRARSGTEATSRDGRGVAPSTSQNRTSPEVDIPGLSKPSGDTFLVPSSCKSICKNYSDLLIGGDQVLPLSESAGQGQACGSPQLPSGPFLQSSEIPPPMESLPQGSPPSARNPRRGDSSRWRTGSGKDRSFLFQGSQPLSNAQLNAYLEQKLLDLYRQYMLESLAQRGSPSAVLASELILTSVDHLTQQLSREQNLEAAAAKDMVISCLLRVASGLPTSGEISTPQLQISDDQP, from the coding sequence ATGTTGTGTGAAAGTGTTCTCTGGAGAATGCGGTTCTGCCAGGACCGTGAGCCCCAGCGAGCGGCCCACTCTGAGCCTGGACCTCGGCGCGAGACCCGGGTTTCACCGGGCACGGCAGAGCCTGTCAGTTTTCCACAGTATTCCTCCAGGGCCCGGTCAGGGACGGAGGCCACGAGCAGAGATGGGCGCGGCGTCGCTCCCAGCACATCCCAAAATCGCACCAGCCCCGAAGTGGACATCCCCGGGCTGTCCAAGCCCAGCGGAGACACCTTCCTGGTGCCGTCCTCCTGCAAGAGCATCTGCAAGAACTACAGCGACCTGCTGATCGGAGGGGACCAGGTCCTGCCCCTCAGCGAGAGCGCTGGTCAGGGGCAGGCCTGCGGCAGCCCCCAGCTGCCCAGCGGACCCTTCCTGCAGTCCAGCGAAATCCCGCCGCCCATGGAGTCCCTCCCCCAGGGCTCGCCCCCCTCCGCGCGGAACCCCCGCCGCGGCGACTCCTCCCGCTGGCGCACGGGCAGCGGCAAGGACCGCAGCTTCCTGTTCCAGGGCAGCCAGCCGCTGTCCAACGCGCAGCTCAACGCCTACCTGGAGCAGAAGCTGCTGGACCTGTACCGGCAGTACATGCTGGAGAGCCTGGCCCAGCGGGGCTCCCCCTCCGCCGTGCTGGCGTCCGAGCTCATCCTCACCAGCGTGGACCACCTCACCCAGCAGCTCTCCCGTGAGCAGAACCTGGAGGCCGCCGCGGCCAAGGACATGGTGATCAGCTGCCTGCTGAGGGTGGCCAGCGGCCTGCCCACCTCCGGAGAGATCAGCACCCCCCAGCTCCAGATCTCCGACGACCAGCCCTGA